From Ananas comosus cultivar F153 linkage group 8, ASM154086v1, whole genome shotgun sequence, one genomic window encodes:
- the LOC109714385 gene encoding uncharacterized protein LOC109714385 — protein MGAAAEEEEDQRWPPWLKPLLATRFFGHCKLHADAHKNECNMYCLDCMNGALCSLCLAYHRDHRAIQIRRSSYHDVIRVSEIQKVLDISGVQTYIINSARVVFLNERPQPRPGKGVTNTCEVCDRSLLDSFRFCSLGCKIEGSSNNNDYDAKKKKMKKKKPAASTSDSDESYTSTSRGSEKSSVVQSFTPSTPPPTSISYRSAKRRKGIPHRAPFGSLILEF, from the exons ATG ggagcggcggcggaggaggaggaggatcagCGGTGGCCGCCGTGGCTGAAGCCGCTGCTGGCGACGCGCTTCTTCGGGCATTGCAAGCTGCACGCCGACGCGCACAAGAACGAGTGCAATATGTACTGCCTCGACTGCATGAACGGCGCGCTCTGCTCTCTCTGCCTCGCCTACCACCGCGACCACCGCGCCATCCAG ATAAGGAGGTCGTCGTACCACGACGTGATCAGGGTGTCGGAGATTCAGAAGGTGTTGGATATAAGCGGGGTTCAGACCTACATCATCAACAGCGCCCGCGTCGTCTTCCTCAACGAGCGCCCGCAGCCGCGCCCCGGCAAGGGCGTCACCAACACCTGCGAGGTCTGCGACCGCAGCCTCCTCGACTCCTTCCGCTTCTGCTCCCTCGGCTGCAAG ATCGAAGGGAGCTCCAATAACAATGACTATGAtgccaagaagaagaagatgaagaaaaagaagcccGCCGCGTCGACGTCGGACTCCGACGAGTCCTACACGAGCACCAGCCGCGGGAGCGAGAAGAGCAGCGTGGTGCAGAGCTTCACTCCCTCGACCCCGCCGCCGACGTCCATCAGCTACCGCTCCGCGAAACGGCGCAAGGGGATCCCCCACCGAGCCCCCTTTGGGAGCCTCATCCTCGAGTTCTAA